The following are encoded in a window of Coregonus clupeaformis isolate EN_2021a chromosome 34, ASM2061545v1, whole genome shotgun sequence genomic DNA:
- the LOC121549612 gene encoding U6 snRNA-associated Sm-like protein LSm7, with product MADRNQDRNKEGEKKKKESIFDLSKYIDKQIRVKFQGGREASGVLKGFDPLLNLVLDSTIEYLRDPDDQFKLTEDTQQLGLVVCRGTSVVLICPQDGMEAIPNPFIQQQDG from the coding sequence ATGGCGGACAGAAACCAGGACAGAAACAAGGAAGGAGAGAAAAAGAAGAAAGAGAGCATCTTTGACCTGTCAAAGTACATTGATAAACAAATCCGTGTGAAGTTTCAGGGAGGACGAGAGGCCAGTGGAGTTCTGAAGGGGTTTGACCCCCTGTTGAACCTGGTATTGGATAGCACCATCGAGTACTTGCGGGATCCTGACGACCAGTTCAAGCTGACCGAGGACACGCAGCAGCTGGGCCTGGTGGTTTGTAGAGGGACGTCCGTGGTGCTCATCTGTCCTCAGGACGGCATGGAAGCCATCCCCAACCCCTTCATCCAGCAGCAGGACGGATAG
- the LOC121549576 gene encoding zinc finger protein OZF-like: protein MSKLQQINVFLNEKLKAVPLEISVVVKKTIAEYQEEIYRLKQANARLRRLLDLVFKPEIKLHRFADLQQLTLAEEEVNPEQQHYEQEWSANLGPVESDAEESIWNSINIITVENQTEFDGESYRESDSTSEYQPPSEVNPNSDNSESDHGKEDEGENRIPLSRLKPLKSKRGRGRPRKEARELPDQKCDLCGKCFATAGGLRRHQQNWHSEESPKGQPRKETSELPDLKCDVCGKCLATARSLKRHRQNRHLEERPRGRPRKETSELPDLKCDVCGKCFVTRRGLQMHGKNRHSEDRPYMCDICGQGFVLNCYLIRHMKTHTEEGQHCCTVCGKCFNHKNNLKNHMGTHTGPAFKCDLCGKCLTTKGSLKLHQQNHTGEKSYPCKECEKSFSIKASLILHMRTHTGEKPFRCKECGKCFSDKGTLTKHMMTHTEEKPHRCNECGKCFSLKGSLTAHMKVHTGEGVQCHLCGTHLKLASSLKRHLRTH, encoded by the exons ATGTCTAAACTACAACAGATCAATGTGTTTCTCAACGAAAAATTAAAAGCAGTTCCTTTGGAGATATCCGTGGTAGTTAAAAAAACGATCGCAGAGTACCAGGAAGAAATCTACCGTTTGAAACAGGCTAATGCACGTCTACGAAGACTGCTGGATTTGGTTTTCAAACCAGAGATTAAGTTGCATAGATTTGCAG aCCTCCAGCAGCTCACTCTCGCTGAAGAGGAGGTTAACCCTGAGCAACAGCACTATGAGCAGGAATGGAGCGCCAATTTGGGGCCGGTCGAGTCTGATGCCGAAGAGTCTATATGGAACTCTATCAACATCATAACTGTAGAGAACCAAACAGAATTTGATGGTGAGAGCTACAGAGAGTCTGACTCAACCAGTGAATATCAGCCCCCCTCTGAAGTAAATCCAAACAGTGACAACAGTGAAAGTGATCATGGAAAAGAGGATGAAGGGGAGAATAGAATACCACTGTCACGGTTAAAGCCTCTTAAAtcaaagagaggaagaggacggcCAAGGAAAGAAGCCAGGGAGTTGCCTGATCAGAAATGTGACTTGTGCGGAAAATGCTTTGCGACAGCAGGTGGTCTGAGAAGGCATCAACAAAATTGGCACAGTGAAGAGAGCCCAAAAGGACAGCCAAGGAAAGAAACCAGTGAGTTGCCTGACCTGAAATGTGATGTGTGTGGAAAATGCTTGGCGACAGCACGTAGTCTGAAAAGACATAGACAAAATCGCCATCTTGAAGAGAGACCAAGAGGACGGCCAAGGAAAGAAACCAGTGAGTTGCCTGATCTAAAATGTGACGTTTGCGGAAAATGCTTTGTGACAAGACGTGGTCTACAAATGCATGGGAAAAATAGGCACAGTGAAGATAGACCATACATGTGTGACATATGTGGACAAGGTTTCGTACTGAACTGCTACCTGATCCGGCACATGAAGACTCACACGGAGGAGGGACAACATTGCTGTACCGTATGTGGCAAATGTTTCAATCACAAGAATAACCTGAAAAATCATATGGGTACTCATACAGGGCCAGCTTTTAAGTGTGATTTGTGTGGAAAATGCTTGACAACAAAAGGAAGTCTGAAACTCCATCAGCAAAATCACACTGGGGAGAAATCCTATCCGTGCAAAGAATGTGAAAAATCCTTCAGCATTAAGGCAAGCCTGATATTGCATATGAGGACTCATACAGGGGAGAAACCATTTCggtgcaaagaatgtggcaaatgcTTCAGTGACAAGGGAACCCTTACAAAGCATATGATGACTCACACAGAGGAGAAACCACATCGCTGCAACGAATGTGGCAAATGCTTCAGTCTGAAGGGAAGCCTGACTGCACATATGAAGGTTCATACAGGGGAGGGAGTTCAATGTCATTTGTGTGGAACTCACTTGAAGTTAGCATCAAGTCTGAAAAGACATCTGCGAACTCACTGA